A genome region from Hevea brasiliensis isolate MT/VB/25A 57/8 chromosome 7, ASM3005281v1, whole genome shotgun sequence includes the following:
- the LOC131181401 gene encoding uncharacterized protein LOC131181401, protein MATPFSFSANPNPSPSPSPPLPQSPPTQTPPLPQSSPPQTPALPQSPPPQTPPLPQNQTPTLILPTPLSPQNAPQNETPIFETQFQEPMSEPAPTQTKSKGKTKMVVGRPKKATVEKRKGNSSVPLDLNSPPQLPSEQFSKRTRSSSQISSPTVQIPVSQSPLNSSQPATTPVAPASSANDIEEVLSPLPWAFKDMDMKNAYESLASKPILANKYMDEPILKELGIYDSIFAYLDAVNWTKFARIREPVFDASPYKLLPVFDESFIDSTMLLHMDLCEKVGHTYVLLQQHADASGTAETNTFAPAEPQTATASQFSIDILSLLRSLESKVASFTVQPSVPSPDTIDILATLKSLEVKIDTMGQQQEMKDPTENLETAYEASDHNEPTAEPGADPDAATKP, encoded by the exons ATGGCTACTCCATTCTCATTTTCTGCGAACCCTAACCCCAGTCCCAGTCCCAGTCCACCACTACCTCAATCGCCACCAACGCAAACACCACCACTACCTCAATCGTCACCACCACAAACACCAGCACTACCTCAATCGCCACCACCGCAAACACCACCACTACCCCAAAACCAAACACCAACCCTCATTCTGCCGACCCCCCTTTCGCCACAAAATGCGCCACAAAATGAAACACCCATTTTCGAAACTCAATTTCAAGAACCAATGTCTGAACCTGCGCCAACTCAAACCAAATCTAAAGGTAAAACCAAAATGGTTGTGGGTAGACCCAAGAAAGCCACTGtcgaaaaaagaaaaggaaactccTCTGTTCCTTTGGACTTAAACTCTCCACCTCAACTTCCCTCTGAACAATTCAGTAAAAGAACTAGGTCCTCATCGCAAATTTCATCACCAACGGTTCAAATCCCTGTATCTCAGTCACCCTTAAACTCTTCCCAGCCTGCCACTACTCCAGTAGCACCTGCGTCATCTGCCAATGATATAGAGGAGGTactttctccattaccttgggcttttaaagatatggatatgaaaaatgcttATGAGAGTTTAGCTTCTAAGCCTATTTTGGCaaacaaatatatggatgagcCGATTTTAAAAGAGTTAGGCATTTATGACTCTATATTTGCTTACTTAGATGCTGTCAACTGGACTAAGTTTGCTAGaattagggaaccagt ctttgatgctagtccATATAAGCTACTGCCAGTGTTTGATGAATCATTtatagacagcacaatgttgctaCACATGGATCTTTGTGAGAAAGTAGGACATACTTATGTTTTGTTACAGCAGCATGCTGATGCCAGTGGTACTGCAGAAACAAATACCTTTGCACCAGCAGAACCTCAAACAGCCACTGCCTCGCAGTTTTCAATAGATATTTTGTCCCTCCTAAGATCCTTGGAATCCAAAGTAGCCAGtttcactgtccaaccatctgtTCCCTCACCTGATACCATAGATATCCTTGCAACCTTGAAGAGCTTAGAAGTTAAAATTGATACCATGGGTCAGCAGCAG GAAATGAAAGACCCCACAGAAAATTTGGAAACTGCTtatgaagcttcagatcacaaTGAACCTACTGCAGAACCTGGAGCAGACCCTGATGCAGCAACAAAGCCTTGA